A portion of the Callithrix jacchus isolate 240 chromosome 13, calJac240_pri, whole genome shotgun sequence genome contains these proteins:
- the ATP5F1A gene encoding ATP synthase F(1) complex subunit alpha, mitochondrial, whose amino-acid sequence MLSVRVAAAVVRALPRRAGLVSRNALGSSFIAARNLHASNTHLQKTGAAEMSSILEERILGADTSVDLEETGRVLSIGDGIARVHGLRNVQAEEMVEFSSGLKGMSLNLEPDNVGVVVFGNDKLIKEGDIVKRTGAIVDVPVGEELLGRVVDALGNAIDGKGPIGSKTRRRVGLKAPGIIPRISVREPMQTGIKAVDSLVPIGRGQRELIIGDRQTGKTSIAIDTIINQKRFNDGSDEKKKLYCIYVAIGQKRSTVAQLVKRLTDADAMKYTIVVSATASDAAPLQYLAPYSGCSMGEYFRDNGKHALIIYDDLSKQAVAYRQMSLLLRRPPGREAYPGDVFYLHSRLLERAAKMNDAFGGGSLTALPVIETQAGDVSAYIPTNVISITDGQIFLETELFYKGIRPAINVGLSVSRVGSAAQTRAMKQVAGTMKLELAQYREVAAFAQFGSDLDAATQQLLSRGVRLTELLKQGQYAPMAIEEQVAVIYAGVRGYLDKLEPSKITKFENAFLSHVVSQHQALLGTIRADGKISEESDAKLKQIVTNFLAGFEA is encoded by the exons ATGCTGTCCGTGCGCGTTGCTGCGGCCGTGGTCCGCGCCCTCCCTCGGCGGGCTGGACTG GTCTCCAGAAATGCTTTGGGTTCATCTTTCATTGCTGCAAGGAACCTCCATGCCTCTAACACTCATCTTCAGAAGACTG GGGCTGCTGAGATGTCCTCTATTCTTGAAGAGCGTATTCTTGGAGCTGATACTTCTGTTGACCTTGAAGAAACTGGGCGTGTCTTAAGTATTGGTGATGGTATTGCCCGTGTACATGGGCTGAGGaatgttcaagcagaagaaatggtAGAGTTTTCTTCAGGCTTAAAG GGTATGTCCTTGAACTTGGAACCTGACAATGTTGGTGTTGTCGTGTTTGGAAATGATAAACTAATTAAGGAAGGAGATATAGTGAAGAGGACAGGGGCCATTGTGGACGTTCCAGTTGGTGAGGAGCTGTTGGGTCGTGTAGTTGATGCCCTTGGTAATGCTATTGATGGAAAG ggtcCAATTGGTTCCAAGACCCGTAGGCGAGTTGGTCTGAAAGCCCCTGGAATCATTCCTCGAATTTCAGTGCGGGAACCAATGCAGACTGGCATTAAGGCTGTGGATAGCTTGGTGCCAATTGGTCGTGGTCAGCGTGAGCTGATTATTGGTGACCGACAGACTGG GAAAACATCAATTGCTATTGACACAATCATTAACCAGAAACGTTTCAATGATGGATCTGATGAAAAGAAGAAGCTGTACTGTATCTATGTTGCTATTGGTCAAAAGAGATCCACTGTTGCCCAGTTGGTAAAGAGACTGACAGATGCAG aTGCCATGAAATACACCATTGTGGTATCAGCTACGGCCTCAGATGCTGCCCCACTTCAGTACCTGGCTCCTTACTCTGGCTGTTCCATGGGAGAGTATTTTAGAGACAATGGCAAACATGCTTTGATCATCTATGATGACTTATCCAAACAG GCTGTTGCTTACCGTCAGATGTCTCTGTTGCTGCGCCGACCCCCTGGTCGTGAGGCCTATCCTGGTGATGTGTTCTACCTACACTCCCGCTTGCTGGAGAGAGCAGCCAAAATGAATGATGCTTTTGGTGGTGGCTCCTTGACTGCTTTGCCAGTCATAGAAACACAGGCTGGTGATGTGTCTGCTTACATTCCAACGAATGTCATTTCCATCACTGATGGACAG ATCTTCTTGGAAACAGAATTGTTCTACAAAGGTATCCGCCCTGCCATTAATGTTGGTCTGTCTGTGTCTCGTGTCGGATCTGCTGCCCAAACCAGGGCTATGAAGCAG GTGGCAGGTACCATGAAGCTGGAATTGGCTCAGTATCGTGAGGTTGCTGCTTTTGCCCAGTTCGGTTCTGACCTTGATGCTGCCACTCAACAACTTTTGAGTCGTGGTGTTCGTCTAACTGAGTTGCTGAAGCAAGGACAGTATG CTCCCATGGCTATTGAAGAACAAGTGGCTGTTATCTATGCAGGTGTAAGGGGGTATCTGGATAAACTGGAGCCCAGCAAGATTACAAAGTTTGAGAATGCTTTCTTGTCTCATGTTGTCAGCCAGCACCAAGCCCTGTTGGGCACTATCAG ggCTGATGGAAAGATCTCTGAAGAATCAGATGCAAAGCTGAAACAGATTGTAACAAACTTCTTGGCTGGATTTGAAGCTTAA